The Thermococcus thermotolerans genome contains a region encoding:
- a CDS encoding sodium-dependent transporter, with translation MEQRDQWATKLGLILAMAGNAIGLGNFWRFPYQLASNGGGAFMIPYFIALLFLGIPVMWIEWTTGRYGGKYGHGTIGPMFYLMARESLKPKTALIFGIIGGMLAFSVASLLSSYYYQVIGWSAAYTYYSLTGAYFGKDTVQFFLDYVANTKAVIFFWGLTMVLLGIAVGQGVSKGIERWVKVMMPLLYVFAILLVIRALTLGSPVKPEWSAIKGLEYIWKPDFQTLSQNFFKISLAAAGQIFFTLSLGMGIIHNYASYLGPEDDVALSGLATVSLNEFAEVILGGSLAIPIAFAYLGPEQAIKGGVGLAYMALPNVFANMPAGQIFGAMWFLLLWFAGFTSAIATYNYLVAMLEEDIHLERKIGTWAVWVFLFILGLPVALDSSLAYLSELDMWVGSYFLVLLGLFDVIVAVWLFKPDNFWEELHKGAYINVPGWFKPIMVFIAPLFMIILLAGNTWDYIQMGAFSVSESYVTNVLGYDYTPEVISLITRARIVIFIILIIGAIEAYMAIKKKYGEELAKNEVLIKL, from the coding sequence GTGGAACAAAGAGATCAATGGGCAACCAAACTCGGTTTGATTTTAGCTATGGCAGGCAACGCCATCGGTCTTGGTAACTTCTGGAGGTTCCCGTATCAGCTGGCTAGCAACGGTGGCGGCGCCTTCATGATACCGTACTTTATAGCCCTGCTCTTCCTCGGAATACCAGTGATGTGGATTGAGTGGACAACGGGAAGATACGGTGGCAAGTACGGCCACGGTACAATCGGTCCGATGTTCTACCTCATGGCCAGGGAAAGCCTGAAGCCAAAGACCGCCCTTATCTTTGGTATCATCGGTGGTATGCTGGCTTTCTCGGTCGCTTCGCTGCTGAGCTCATACTACTACCAGGTCATCGGCTGGTCAGCGGCATACACCTACTACAGCCTCACCGGAGCATACTTCGGAAAGGACACGGTGCAGTTCTTCCTGGACTACGTGGCCAACACCAAGGCGGTCATATTCTTCTGGGGACTGACAATGGTCCTCCTCGGAATAGCGGTCGGACAGGGTGTTAGCAAGGGTATCGAGCGCTGGGTCAAAGTTATGATGCCGCTCCTCTACGTGTTTGCTATACTCCTCGTTATCAGGGCACTGACCCTCGGTTCACCGGTCAAGCCCGAGTGGAGCGCTATCAAGGGTCTTGAGTACATCTGGAAGCCAGACTTCCAGACGCTGAGCCAGAACTTCTTCAAGATCAGCCTTGCAGCCGCGGGTCAGATATTCTTCACACTGTCCCTCGGTATGGGTATCATCCACAACTACGCCAGCTACCTCGGCCCGGAGGACGACGTTGCCCTCAGCGGTCTCGCCACCGTTTCACTCAACGAGTTCGCAGAGGTCATCCTCGGTGGTTCGCTCGCTATCCCGATAGCATTCGCCTACCTCGGCCCGGAGCAGGCTATCAAGGGTGGCGTTGGCCTTGCCTACATGGCACTGCCGAACGTCTTCGCCAACATGCCAGCCGGCCAGATATTCGGTGCGATGTGGTTCCTGCTCCTCTGGTTCGCGGGATTCACCTCCGCCATAGCAACCTACAACTACCTCGTGGCCATGCTTGAGGAGGACATACACCTGGAGAGGAAGATAGGCACCTGGGCCGTCTGGGTATTCCTGTTCATCCTCGGACTCCCGGTTGCACTCGACAGCAGCCTTGCTTACCTCAGCGAGCTGGACATGTGGGTCGGCAGCTACTTCCTCGTCCTGCTCGGTCTCTTCGACGTCATCGTTGCAGTCTGGCTCTTCAAGCCCGACAACTTCTGGGAGGAGCTCCACAAGGGGGCCTACATCAACGTGCCCGGCTGGTTCAAGCCCATCATGGTCTTCATAGCGCCACTGTTCATGATAATCCTCCTCGCAGGAAACACCTGGGACTACATCCAGATGGGAGCCTTCAGCGTCTCAGAGTCCTACGTTACCAACGTCCTTGGCTACGACTACACGCCTGAGGTCATCAGCCTCATCACCAGGGCTAGGATAGTGATATTCATAATCCTCATCATCGGTGCCATCGAGGCATACATGGCCATCAAGAAGAAGTACGGCGAAGAGCTCGCGAAGAACGAGGTGCTGATAAAGCTCTGA
- a CDS encoding alpha-glucosidase, with translation MKSAEILRDVAQTLEDVEKKINSLKNLSDKNKQKALRLIHEARENFLQLSENLATDNEELANFFLKRAVRLKNNTNDRYIEKMGEKEYMKDVQAMNKYSKVAPYDFAGEVKVLRRAYRAFLFGMVPFYIVSGIFGPVYAVTALILIIPTLLAMLSLRKRGNLGLMLSFAVMPIPMVMGAFSIRYAVYAFNDPAELARIAEAFGRSITFAQGVVAVIGALGAATLILLGYASYMLYKHRHAFL, from the coding sequence ATGAAAAGCGCAGAGATTCTGCGAGACGTCGCGCAGACGTTAGAGGATGTTGAAAAGAAAATCAACTCACTAAAAAACCTCTCAGATAAAAACAAGCAGAAAGCCCTCAGGCTCATCCATGAAGCCCGTGAGAACTTCCTCCAGCTGTCGGAAAACCTCGCAACCGATAACGAGGAACTGGCCAACTTCTTCCTCAAGAGGGCCGTCAGGCTGAAGAACAACACAAACGACAGGTACATCGAGAAAATGGGAGAAAAAGAGTACATGAAGGACGTTCAAGCCATGAACAAGTATTCCAAAGTCGCCCCCTACGATTTCGCCGGGGAGGTCAAGGTTCTCCGCAGGGCGTACAGGGCGTTCCTGTTCGGAATGGTCCCGTTCTATATCGTATCCGGCATATTCGGACCAGTCTACGCGGTTACTGCGCTCATATTGATAATCCCAACGCTCCTGGCCATGCTGAGCCTGAGGAAAAGGGGCAACCTCGGTCTGATGCTGTCCTTCGCTGTTATGCCAATCCCAATGGTCATGGGGGCATTCTCAATAAGGTACGCGGTATATGCGTTCAACGACCCAGCCGAGCTGGCAAGAATAGCTGAAGCCTTTGGCAGAAGCATCACCTTCGCCCAGGGTGTTGTGGCCGTAATCGGAGCTCTCGGAGCGGCAACGCTAATCCTGCTCGGCTACGCCAGCTACATGCTCTACAAGCACAGGCACGCGTTCCTGTGA
- a CDS encoding P-II family nitrogen regulator yields MKKVEAIIRGNDFDRVKNALKQIGIVPLTAYPVQGRGVQGGVPPYDLLPKMKIEIVVKDKDLEKVVDVIIRNARSGTPGDGKIFIIPVEEAIRVRTGERGNEALY; encoded by the coding sequence ATGAAAAAAGTTGAGGCGATTATTAGGGGAAACGACTTCGACCGCGTGAAGAATGCCCTCAAGCAGATCGGGATAGTGCCCCTGACGGCATACCCCGTGCAGGGGAGGGGCGTTCAGGGTGGTGTTCCGCCGTACGACCTTCTTCCGAAGATGAAAATTGAGATCGTTGTGAAGGACAAGGATCTTGAGAAAGTTGTGGACGTCATCATCAGAAACGCGAGGAGCGGGACGCCGGGTGACGGAAAGATTTTCATAATCCCTGTGGAAGAGGCTATTCGGGTAAGAACAGGGGAAAGGGGGAACGAAGCCCTCTACTGA
- a CDS encoding 1,4-alpha-glucan branching protein: MKGYFTFVLHTHLPYVRKHGRWPFGEEWLYEAMSETYLPLLMEFERLRSSGVRFQLVVNITPVLAEQLADDYIKAEFERYLLRKIETTEEDLKSGRYDEKAVKASLDHFRKVYDYWRAINGDIIGKFREFQDAGYIEVITSAATHGYLPLLGRDEAIRAQLANGIATYEKHFGRRPRGIWLPECAYRPAGEWELPDGRKVERPGIEKFLEEFGIEYFFVESNLIDEGPVTRGYGEIPLYSGEKSTLRPYWVKGSSVAVFARNRETGHQVWSAHYGYPGDFWYREFHRKAPESGGQYWRVTGKNVDLGEKEFYDPDKAMERVDEHARHFVSLVATLLEGHEEKFGEKGIVVSPYDTELFGHWWFEGVKWLGRVLELMAERGIVITTLSAFLDNYSGERYEIELPEGSWGANADHSTWWNEETEWTWEHVYSAEERMVALASRYYGKDRTADRILEQLARELLILEASDWQFLITTGQAREYGKRRVLIHSRDFHRLANELERYVKTGEFDIRLLEKLEERDNAFRPVVVASYVSKNPPELEEYVEPPEVPREESERPAERSREVVERAYATEVVKVTAIKPPRKAEKPSRPKRVRRTGMKPGRTSKKAGKHKAERSDLLKIKGIGPKTLAKLQRAGVHTVEDLKRANIEDLARKTRISLKRLRKFLAQIS; the protein is encoded by the coding sequence ATGAAAGGCTACTTCACGTTCGTCCTCCACACCCACCTCCCCTACGTCCGGAAGCACGGCAGATGGCCCTTCGGCGAGGAGTGGCTCTACGAGGCGATGAGCGAGACCTACCTCCCCCTCCTCATGGAGTTTGAGCGCCTCCGTTCTTCGGGCGTCAGGTTCCAGCTCGTGGTAAACATAACTCCAGTTCTGGCCGAACAGCTGGCCGACGACTACATCAAGGCCGAGTTCGAGAGGTACCTCCTCCGGAAGATTGAGACCACCGAGGAGGACCTGAAATCAGGCAGGTACGATGAAAAGGCGGTTAAAGCCTCCCTCGACCACTTCAGAAAGGTTTACGACTACTGGAGGGCGATAAACGGCGACATCATCGGTAAGTTCCGCGAGTTCCAGGATGCGGGATACATCGAGGTGATAACCTCCGCGGCAACGCACGGCTACCTGCCACTCCTCGGCAGGGACGAGGCGATAAGGGCCCAGCTCGCCAACGGCATAGCCACCTACGAGAAGCACTTCGGCAGGAGGCCAAGGGGAATATGGCTCCCGGAGTGCGCCTACCGACCGGCCGGGGAGTGGGAACTTCCCGATGGGAGGAAGGTGGAAAGACCCGGCATAGAGAAGTTTCTGGAAGAGTTTGGCATCGAGTACTTCTTCGTTGAGAGCAACCTGATCGATGAGGGCCCCGTGACTAGGGGCTACGGTGAAATCCCCCTGTACAGCGGAGAAAAGAGCACGCTGAGGCCCTACTGGGTCAAGGGTTCCAGCGTGGCGGTCTTCGCCCGCAACAGGGAGACGGGCCACCAGGTCTGGAGCGCGCACTACGGCTATCCCGGCGACTTCTGGTACAGGGAGTTCCACAGGAAGGCCCCTGAGAGCGGCGGCCAGTACTGGCGCGTAACGGGAAAAAACGTTGACCTCGGCGAGAAGGAATTCTACGACCCGGATAAAGCGATGGAGCGCGTTGATGAGCATGCGAGGCACTTCGTGAGTCTGGTGGCTACTCTGCTGGAAGGGCATGAGGAGAAGTTCGGCGAGAAGGGGATAGTCGTTTCACCCTACGACACGGAGCTCTTCGGCCACTGGTGGTTTGAGGGCGTTAAATGGCTCGGCAGGGTTCTTGAACTGATGGCTGAGAGGGGAATAGTCATCACGACCCTATCGGCTTTTCTTGATAACTATAGTGGAGAGCGGTACGAGATTGAACTCCCGGAGGGTTCGTGGGGAGCCAACGCTGACCACTCGACCTGGTGGAACGAGGAGACGGAGTGGACGTGGGAGCACGTCTACAGCGCCGAGGAGAGAATGGTAGCGCTGGCGAGCAGGTACTACGGAAAGGACAGAACCGCCGACAGAATCCTCGAACAGCTTGCGAGGGAGCTCCTGATCCTTGAGGCAAGTGACTGGCAGTTCCTCATAACAACGGGTCAGGCCAGGGAATACGGGAAGAGGCGCGTTCTCATCCACAGCAGGGATTTCCACAGGCTGGCAAACGAGCTGGAGCGGTACGTTAAAACCGGGGAGTTCGATATTCGGCTATTGGAGAAACTTGAGGAGAGGGACAACGCCTTCCGGCCAGTTGTGGTTGCGAGCTACGTGAGCAAAAACCCGCCCGAGCTTGAGGAGTACGTTGAGCCACCGGAGGTTCCGCGGGAGGAGAGCGAAAGGCCCGCTGAACGGTCGCGGGAAGTTGTTGAGAGGGCCTACGCCACGGAGGTCGTTAAGGTAACGGCCATAAAGCCCCCTCGCAAAGCTGAAAAGCCGTCCAGACCAAAAAGGGTTAGAAGAACCGGGATGAAGCCGGGTAGAACCTCAAAGAAAGCAGGAAAACATAAGGCAGAGAGGAGTGACCTCCTGAAGATAAAGGGCATTGGGCCGAAAACACTGGCAAAGCTTCAGCGTGCCGGGGTTCACACGGTGGAAGACCTTAAACGCGCCAACATAGAGGATCTGGCCAGGAAAACGCGCATCTCGCTTAAAAGGCTGAGGAAGTTTCTGGCCCAGATTTCCTGA
- the rqcH gene encoding ribosome rescue protein RqcH, with product MKEEMSSVDIRYIVRELQWLVGSRVDKIYHEGDEIRIKLRTKEGRADLILQAGRRFHLTSYIKEAPKQPSSFTMLLRKHLSGGFIDAIEQHGFDRIVKVRVGNYTLIGELFRRGNVILVDGENKIVAALRYEEYKDRAIKPKAEYRFPPARENPLEVSKERFLELMREDGELELVRALARKLNMGGMYAEEISIRAGFDKTTPVKELSDDDLLRIYEAMLKTFNDEPKPSIVFKDGKMHDVVPIDLKIYDGLEKRYFKTFSEALDEYFGKITLEKARAEQTKRLEAKKRQLLMTLRKQEEMLKGFEEGAKVNQEIGDLIYANYALIERLLEEFRKATERLGWDEFKKRIDEGKKAGNKIALMVKGIDPKEKAVTVELDGKKVRLYLNRSIGENAEVYYEKAKKFRHKYEGALKAYEDTKRKLKEVERLIEEEMKKELSVKRIERRKKKWFEKFRWFVSSEGFLVLAGKDASTNEILIKRHMTENDLYCHADVYGAPHVVIKDGQKAGEKTIFEACQFAVSMSKAWSRGVYSEDAYWAYPNQVTKQTPSGEYLGKGAFMVYGKRNWLHGLPLKLAVGVINYEGEDFVVCAPVEAIKAHTDRYIVIRPGSLKKSELVKKIRHILEKWGYKVREEDIMSVLPPGNGDVVEVVG from the coding sequence ATGAAGGAAGAGATGAGCAGCGTCGATATCCGCTACATAGTGAGGGAACTTCAGTGGCTGGTCGGTTCTCGCGTTGACAAGATTTATCACGAAGGCGACGAGATAAGAATAAAGCTCCGCACAAAGGAAGGGCGGGCCGACCTAATCCTCCAAGCAGGCAGGAGGTTTCACCTGACCAGCTACATCAAGGAGGCCCCGAAACAGCCGTCAAGCTTCACGATGCTCCTCAGGAAGCACCTCTCAGGGGGCTTCATAGACGCAATAGAGCAGCACGGCTTCGACAGGATAGTAAAGGTCAGGGTGGGGAACTACACGCTCATCGGCGAGCTCTTCCGGAGGGGCAACGTCATACTCGTTGATGGGGAGAACAAGATTGTTGCGGCATTACGCTACGAGGAATACAAGGACAGGGCGATAAAGCCGAAGGCCGAATACAGGTTTCCACCGGCGAGGGAGAACCCGCTTGAGGTTTCGAAGGAGCGCTTCCTTGAGCTCATGAGAGAAGATGGGGAGTTAGAGCTCGTCCGTGCTTTAGCAAGGAAGCTCAACATGGGTGGCATGTACGCGGAGGAGATTTCCATCAGGGCAGGCTTCGACAAGACGACCCCCGTTAAAGAGCTGAGCGATGATGACCTGCTGAGGATATACGAGGCGATGCTCAAGACCTTCAACGACGAGCCAAAGCCCAGCATAGTCTTCAAGGACGGAAAAATGCACGACGTCGTTCCTATCGACCTGAAAATCTACGACGGGCTTGAGAAGCGCTATTTTAAAACCTTCAGCGAGGCCCTCGACGAGTACTTTGGAAAGATAACCCTTGAGAAAGCGAGGGCCGAGCAGACGAAGAGACTCGAAGCCAAGAAGAGGCAGCTCCTCATGACGCTCAGGAAGCAGGAGGAGATGCTGAAGGGTTTTGAGGAAGGGGCGAAGGTAAACCAGGAGATAGGCGACCTGATCTACGCAAACTACGCCCTCATAGAGAGGCTTTTGGAGGAGTTCAGAAAAGCCACAGAGAGGCTCGGCTGGGACGAGTTCAAGAAGCGCATAGATGAGGGCAAGAAGGCGGGCAACAAAATCGCTCTCATGGTAAAGGGCATTGATCCGAAGGAGAAAGCTGTAACGGTAGAGCTAGATGGAAAGAAGGTCAGACTGTATCTCAACAGGAGCATCGGCGAGAACGCCGAGGTTTACTATGAGAAGGCCAAGAAGTTCCGCCACAAGTACGAGGGTGCTCTGAAGGCCTACGAGGACACCAAGCGGAAGCTCAAAGAGGTGGAGAGACTCATCGAGGAGGAGATGAAGAAAGAGCTGAGCGTTAAGAGGATAGAGCGGAGAAAGAAAAAGTGGTTCGAAAAGTTCCGCTGGTTCGTTTCGAGCGAGGGCTTTCTCGTATTGGCTGGAAAAGATGCAAGCACCAACGAGATCCTCATAAAGAGACACATGACCGAGAACGACCTCTACTGCCACGCCGACGTTTACGGCGCTCCGCACGTCGTCATCAAGGACGGCCAGAAGGCAGGGGAGAAGACCATCTTCGAGGCCTGTCAGTTCGCGGTTTCGATGAGCAAGGCCTGGAGCAGGGGGGTTTACAGCGAAGATGCTTACTGGGCGTATCCGAACCAGGTCACCAAACAGACCCCAAGCGGCGAGTACCTCGGCAAGGGGGCCTTCATGGTCTACGGCAAGAGGAACTGGCTCCACGGGCTACCTCTCAAGCTCGCCGTCGGTGTAATCAACTATGAGGGCGAAGACTTCGTTGTCTGCGCGCCGGTTGAGGCCATAAAAGCCCACACGGACAGGTACATCGTGATCCGGCCGGGTTCGCTGAAGAAGAGCGAACTTGTAAAGAAAATCAGGCACATCCTTGAAAAGTGGGGGTACAAGGTAAGGGAAGAGGACATCATGTCCGTCCTGCCGCCGGGGAACGGCGATGTGGTCGAGGTTGTGGGCTAA
- a CDS encoding amino acid permease — protein sequence MRLFSFLSSLLVVLSFALPWFRFNGGEITFLGILREVLTMPGGFNGAFWWLNPNSTAGMFTFIAFFAGIFMILVGVLFGVLGGRVGPGVGTVGVLVFTLTSWYVYGSGYFEVLAEGYIIALLSFVVGFVVAGGEKL from the coding sequence ATGAGGCTCTTCTCCTTCCTATCCTCCCTTCTGGTGGTTCTCTCCTTCGCACTTCCATGGTTCCGCTTCAATGGTGGTGAGATAACCTTCCTTGGTATCCTTCGTGAAGTCCTGACGATGCCCGGGGGCTTTAACGGGGCCTTCTGGTGGCTCAATCCAAACAGCACCGCGGGCATGTTTACCTTCATAGCGTTCTTTGCGGGAATATTTATGATACTCGTCGGCGTGCTCTTCGGCGTTCTGGGGGGAAGGGTCGGCCCGGGAGTGGGTACGGTGGGGGTGCTGGTGTTTACCCTCACATCATGGTACGTCTACGGTTCGGGCTATTTTGAGGTCTTGGCAGAGGGATACATCATAGCCCTGCTGAGCTTTGTTGTGGGTTTTGTGGTAGCCGGCGGCGAAAAGCTTTAG
- the nikR gene encoding nickel-responsive transcriptional regulator NikR has protein sequence MKITRFGVSVPSELLEKFDRIINEKGYVNRSEAIRDMMRDFIVRHEWEEGDRDVAGTITIVYNHDEADVVKELLDLQHDYVDEIISSLHVHMDEHNCLEVVVVKGKATRIKEIAERLISLKGVKHGKLVMTTTGRELV, from the coding sequence ATGAAGATTACACGGTTTGGAGTCTCGGTTCCGAGTGAACTGCTTGAAAAGTTCGACCGTATAATCAATGAGAAGGGATACGTTAACAGGAGCGAGGCCATACGGGACATGATGAGGGATTTCATAGTCCGACACGAATGGGAGGAGGGAGACAGGGACGTTGCCGGTACAATAACCATAGTTTACAACCACGACGAGGCCGATGTCGTGAAGGAACTTCTGGATTTACAGCACGACTACGTTGACGAGATAATTTCAAGCCTCCATGTCCATATGGACGAACACAACTGCCTTGAGGTGGTCGTGGTAAAGGGCAAGGCCACTCGGATAAAGGAGATAGCCGAGAGGCTGATAAGCCTCAAGGGGGTAAAGCACGGAAAGCTCGTGATGACGACCACCGGGAGGGAGCTGGTCTAA
- a CDS encoding TIGR00341 family protein, which translates to MLRLEVYCGEGEGEKVREVLVKWGLQFYAEEVQSNEHRALKFTVLVPDFVINDVVDELMKAVDLRKGHSSITWTPVSGKSVKYANSVKSLKKFKRRWSLAAIEGLIENANNQAQVDPIQLTLGAVASIIALFGLINDSIVMIISAMLLSPILGPLYGFSLNIVMGKGRDALDAVSSILKLLGVIFLSALLASLALRFAGSMPAQPTHEILVRGDSGLVYILLAIILGYAGIVAIVSRVPEILAGVSIAAALVPPTTVIGISLAMGWWDVFAGSLVLTVENVLGLLSGSLLGLYILNVSPRSYYEKRAAKLYTKRTMLVLALMLAALVLVELLS; encoded by the coding sequence ATGCTCCGGCTGGAAGTCTACTGCGGCGAGGGCGAGGGTGAGAAGGTTAGGGAGGTTCTGGTTAAGTGGGGCCTCCAGTTCTATGCAGAGGAGGTGCAGAGCAACGAGCACCGGGCGCTTAAATTCACGGTTCTCGTGCCGGATTTCGTGATTAACGACGTCGTTGACGAGCTGATGAAGGCGGTGGATCTTAGAAAGGGACACTCCTCGATAACATGGACCCCGGTCAGCGGAAAGTCGGTGAAGTATGCGAACTCGGTAAAGTCCCTTAAAAAGTTCAAGCGCCGCTGGAGTCTTGCCGCCATAGAGGGACTCATCGAGAACGCCAACAACCAAGCCCAGGTCGATCCGATTCAGCTCACCCTCGGCGCGGTTGCCTCGATAATAGCCCTCTTCGGCTTGATAAACGACAGCATAGTGATGATAATCTCCGCGATGCTCCTCTCGCCGATCCTCGGCCCGCTCTACGGCTTCTCCCTCAACATCGTCATGGGCAAGGGGCGAGATGCCCTCGATGCCGTTTCCTCAATTCTAAAGCTCCTCGGCGTCATATTCCTGTCGGCTCTCCTTGCCTCCCTAGCCCTCAGGTTTGCTGGCTCGATGCCCGCTCAACCAACCCACGAGATACTCGTCCGCGGCGATTCCGGCCTCGTCTACATTCTCCTCGCCATAATCCTCGGTTACGCGGGAATAGTCGCCATAGTCAGTAGAGTCCCGGAGATTCTAGCCGGTGTTTCAATCGCCGCCGCCCTCGTTCCCCCGACAACGGTCATAGGAATTTCCCTCGCCATGGGCTGGTGGGACGTTTTTGCCGGCTCGCTTGTGCTCACCGTGGAAAACGTCCTCGGCCTTCTCAGCGGTTCTCTCCTCGGCCTCTACATCCTCAACGTCTCTCCACGGAGCTACTATGAAAAAAGGGCGGCAAAGCTCTACACGAAGAGAACCATGCTTGTCCTCGCCCTGATGCTCGCGGCGCTTGTACTTGTGGAGCTCCTGAGTTAG
- a CDS encoding TrpB-like pyridoxal phosphate-dependent enzyme produces the protein MKAVLQDSEIPKKWYNILPDLPEELAPPLDPETEEPMGPEKLLRIFAAKLVKQEMSSNRYIEIPKKVRELYAKIGRPTPLFRATNLEKALGTPAKIYFKYEGATVTGSHKINTALAQVYYAKEQGIERLVTETGAGQWGTALSLAGALMGLKIRVYMARASYYQKPYRKTIMRLYGAEVYPSPSDRTEVGRRFLAEDPDHPGGLGIAISEAIEDVLRDEKARYALGSVLNHVLMHQTVIGLEAKEQMKEFEEPDVIIGCVGGGSNFAGLAYPFVRDVLSGKADYEFIAVEPKAAPSMTRGVYKYDFGDSGGYTPKMKMHTLGHTYYVPPIHAGGLRYHGLAPTLSVLINHGIVKPVAYHQNEVFQAAHLFARTEGIIPAPESAHAVKGAIDRALKAKAEGKEEVILFNLSGHGLLDIRGYEDYLDRKLEDYEPELFPALEE, from the coding sequence ATGAAAGCCGTTCTGCAGGATTCGGAGATACCCAAGAAGTGGTACAACATACTGCCAGACCTGCCAGAGGAGCTGGCCCCGCCCCTCGACCCGGAGACAGAAGAGCCGATGGGGCCGGAGAAACTGCTGAGAATTTTCGCGGCCAAGCTGGTGAAGCAGGAGATGAGCTCCAATAGGTACATCGAGATACCAAAGAAGGTGCGCGAGCTCTACGCGAAAATAGGCAGGCCAACGCCGCTCTTCCGTGCGACCAACCTGGAAAAGGCCCTTGGAACGCCCGCTAAGATATACTTCAAGTATGAAGGAGCAACGGTAACGGGGAGCCACAAGATAAACACCGCGCTGGCCCAGGTATACTACGCGAAGGAACAGGGAATAGAGAGGCTCGTTACCGAGACGGGGGCGGGTCAGTGGGGAACAGCTTTGAGCCTGGCCGGGGCGCTTATGGGACTGAAAATAAGGGTTTACATGGCCCGCGCCAGCTATTACCAGAAGCCCTACAGGAAGACGATAATGCGCCTTTACGGCGCCGAGGTTTATCCAAGCCCGAGCGACAGGACAGAGGTGGGGAGGCGGTTCCTGGCGGAAGACCCAGACCATCCAGGAGGGCTCGGAATAGCGATAAGCGAGGCCATCGAGGACGTTCTCCGCGATGAAAAGGCACGCTACGCCCTTGGAAGTGTCTTAAACCACGTCCTCATGCACCAGACGGTCATCGGTTTGGAAGCCAAGGAGCAAATGAAGGAGTTCGAGGAGCCGGACGTTATAATCGGTTGCGTCGGCGGCGGGAGCAACTTTGCCGGCTTGGCTTATCCCTTCGTCAGAGATGTTCTGAGCGGAAAGGCCGACTACGAGTTCATAGCCGTTGAGCCCAAAGCTGCACCGAGCATGACGCGCGGTGTCTACAAGTACGACTTCGGCGATTCCGGTGGATACACTCCAAAGATGAAGATGCACACTCTCGGGCACACCTACTACGTCCCGCCGATTCACGCCGGAGGACTGAGATACCACGGCCTGGCCCCGACGCTCAGCGTGCTCATAAACCACGGTATCGTCAAGCCGGTAGCGTATCACCAAAACGAGGTCTTTCAGGCGGCCCACCTGTTTGCCAGGACGGAGGGAATAATCCCTGCACCGGAGAGCGCCCACGCCGTAAAGGGAGCAATAGACAGGGCGCTGAAGGCAAAAGCTGAAGGGAAAGAAGAGGTCATACTCTTCAACCTGAGCGGACACGGACTGCTCGACATCAGGGGCTACGAGGACTACCTCGACAGAAAGCTTGAGGACTACGAGCCCGAACTGTTCCCGGCTCTGGAAGAATGA
- a CDS encoding Ribonuclease P protein component 3: MEEVSFSRDYFIEMDVRDREAYELAKEWFDEVVFTKKLVLEGSPDWGSLKEEIKSLRETYGKVALLVVTKKPSLIREVKNRNPKALIYVHGGDMRVNRFALEAGVDALISPWLGRKDPGFDHILARIAARRNVAIGFSLAPLLTANPYERVQLLRFMTKTWQLVDKYSVPRFITSSAESRWEVRSPRDLMSLGINLGMEIPQARASLNFYPRRILSKLK; this comes from the coding sequence ATGGAGGAAGTTTCCTTCTCGCGAGACTACTTTATCGAGATGGACGTTAGAGACAGGGAAGCCTACGAATTGGCCAAAGAGTGGTTCGACGAGGTGGTCTTCACCAAAAAGCTCGTCCTTGAGGGCTCCCCAGACTGGGGGAGTCTTAAGGAGGAGATTAAATCTCTTCGCGAGACCTACGGTAAGGTCGCCCTTCTGGTAGTCACCAAAAAGCCGAGCCTCATCCGAGAGGTAAAGAACCGCAATCCGAAGGCGTTAATCTATGTCCATGGAGGAGACATGAGGGTGAATCGCTTCGCCCTTGAGGCGGGTGTTGATGCCCTCATAAGCCCCTGGCTGGGGAGGAAGGATCCGGGTTTCGACCACATCCTGGCGAGGATAGCGGCCAGGAGGAATGTCGCGATAGGATTCTCTCTGGCACCGCTCCTTACGGCCAATCCCTACGAGAGGGTTCAGCTCCTCCGCTTCATGACCAAAACCTGGCAGCTCGTTGACAAGTACTCGGTTCCGAGGTTCATCACGAGTTCCGCTGAAAGCAGATGGGAGGTCCGCTCCCCGAGGGATTTAATGAGCCTCGGGATAAACCTGGGAATGGAGATCCCTCAGGCGAGGGCGAGCCTGAACTTTTATCCGAGAAGGATTCTGTCAAAGTTAAAGTGA